The DNA sequence ACTCATAGCATTATATGCCATAATAATGACGCATCTGTTCTAAACATACAAGGCGTACTCCAGCAAATTTTGCTCAGGAACATCGGATTCCATAAAAGATGTGGAATTTTCAGCGAAAAAGGGCTTGACAAAATATGGTGATATTGTCATGATTTCTAACGCTTTTAAATAGTTACCAGCCGTGAGAGGAGTTTCGCCATGTTAGTAAAAGGGTGGATGGCCAGCGAGGTTATAGCCATAGATGAAAACACATCTATGATGAAGGCTACACAGATAATGAAAGAACACAACGTCCGCAGGCTGCCGGTCTTACGCAAGGGGAAGCTGGTCGGGATTATCACTGACCGGGATTTAAAGGACGCCGCTCCTTCCAAGGCTACTTCTCTGGATGTACATGAGTTGTATTATCTCTTGTCTGAAATAAAAGTTAAAGATCTCATGGCCAAAGACCCTATCACCATTAATGGGGATGATACGGTAGAAAAGGCGGCTGTTATCATGCTCGAAAACCGTATTTCCGGCCTTCCGGTAGTGAACAATAAGGGCGACCTTATCGGTGTGGTTACGCTGACCGATGTCCTCAAGGTACTGGTGAGTATTACGGGTATATATCAAGGCGGAATCCAGTTTGCGTTCAGCATTGAAGACCGGGCGGGCTCCATAAAAGAAGTAGCCGATACCATCCGGGCCCATGGGGGACGGATGGTAAGCATACTCACCTCCTGGGACTCATGTGAGAAGGAATGCCGCCACGTCTTCATCCGGATTATGGATATGGAAAAGGAGAAACTGGTAAAGCTGAACAAAGAGCTGGAAAAGCGTTTTATCGTCCTTTATACCACAAGGGACGACCTGTCAAACATCCCCCACCGCCAACTTGAAAAGGCCAAATAGTTTGCAGCCGGGAACTACTGTTCCCGGCTGCACGCTTTCAGCTATCAGCGATTAGCTGTCAGCAAAATATAGTTCATGGCTGATGGCTCATAGCTCATAACGGAAAGCTGAACGCTGATAGCTTAGAATTTTAACTTTTAGCGAAAGCGTATCATATTTTTAAAGCCCAGGCGATACCTTATTATGTGGCCGGCCAGGTCAAAGACCATGGCCGCGTCTTCAATAATTGCTGAATCACTGGTGGCCACTGCCCCGGGAAAACCGGACAATATCTTTTCAGGCACAGGTATAGCCTGAACCCTCCCCTTCAAACCGTATTCCGACAAAAAGCGCCGGGCCGTGGCCGCCAGTTCCCCGCTCTTGGAGACGGGAGAATCCAGGAGAAAGATAATATCTGCCGGCCGATGCCGTCTGAGCGTATCGGAGATCAGATTCAGGGCCTCCATAGTAAAAGCGCCGGGGACATATCCCCTGCCGGCCCGGGCAATATCCCTGATAAATCCATCATCCGCCAGGATCAGGGGCAGCCCCCTTAAAGCGCTTTCCAGGGTTATGAGAACGTTATGACCATCGATAGCCAGGGAGGCCTGATATAAGGCAGAGATGGGGATTTTTTTGTTTTTCCGCTCAGAGTTTTTCCGGGCAAAGACACCCCGATGGAGAAGGTCTCGTTCAGCCACGGAGAGTTGATATCGGTTACCTACCAGGGTGAGGGCGGCACGGCGGGGGTAATTGCGATTCAAGAGATAGCGAAAATCATGGGCCGCCAGTTTTAGCGCAGCAATGTCTATTAAGGCATGTAGCCTTTTCCCCATTCGATCTCTTTTAACCCGGAGTCCGCGAAATTTCCTACATGCCAAGGAGAACAGGGCAGGTGCCGTATGGCTTCAGTGGAAGACCATGTGTCTTTATATCATCAATACAAACGCCTTCATTCAGTCATTACTTCATCAGGCAGTTCGTCTAGATCTCCAGGTGTTATCGGAAAATGTTGTGCTAACAATGCCCCTGCCTCTTTAATAGCCTCGCAGAGGGCATCGCAGGCGCGACTATCTTTTATCCCCAGAGAAACAATCTTTGCGAATTTATTCAGGGTCTCCTGTTCAATCTTTTCATATATTCCTTTGTCCGCAAGAACCCAGACTTTCCTTTCGAGCAGGGAAAGGAAAAATAAAACCCCTGTATTCTTTTTAGTTTTATAAAGTCCTTTTTCATAGAATGCCCTGACTGCCCGTTGCATCACCGCATGTTCTTTTCGCCGCACCTCTATGAGCGCAGCTTTCATGACAGGGATTTTTTTAACGATATATTTCGCAGGAAAGAAGAATGAAAAACTGAATAATATGTACCACGGAAGAGATGATTGAAAAAACAAAGTAACTAAGATCAGGGCTAGAAAACTTCCGAAGAATATCCCTCCGATTACCTCGGTCTCAAGATACCGGTCACTGCTATCAACCACCATAACAGCGATCTCCCCGATAGTCCGGGATTCTATTTCATGGGTAGTATCCGCTATCCGTTTTTTCTCATCCTCATTAAAAAACCTGTCTGACTTTCTAAGATGTTTCATCACCAATCTCCCGATGCCCCGCCACCTCCAAAATCTCCTCCACCGCCTCCACCAAAACCTCCCCCGCTGCTAAAGCCTCCTCCTCCAAATCCACTGCCTATTCCGCCATAGCCACCACCTGGCCAGGGCACACCTCTTTTAATACGACTTCTTAAGGCAATAATGGCAGGGAAGATTAAAAAAGGAATAAGAGGGAAAAGAATCGAAAAAATATCTCCCTCCGGAGAGCGGCGCTTTTCATCAATCTTAAACTCTCCCCGTGTCGCATCAATCAAGGCGTGGACACCCGCAATAAAACCCTCGTTAAGGTCCCCTCTCTTAAATTTCGGTTTTATGACAAGGTCTATGATCCTTCCTGCTATCAGATCGGTTAACTTGCCTTCGAGACCTCGTCCTACCTCGATCCTCATCTTCCTTTCCTGTTTTGCGACTGTAAGTATTACGCCGTTGTCCTTGGCCTTCTGCCCGATTTTCCATGCCTCTGCAACCTTAATGCTGAAGTCCTCGATCACCTCTCCTTCAAGTGATGGGACTGTTAAGATAACTATCTGGGTTGAGTCTGTTTGTTCGAAAGCCCTCAGTTCATTCTCAAGTTCAGCTTTTACTGAGGGAGAAATCATATTGGCATAATCGTTGACATATCCCTGAAGTTTAGGGATATCAAGTGCATGAACAGTTGATATCGTCTTACCCCAAGAAAGACACAGAAGTAAGAAAGTAAAAAGCAGGATATTTAATATTTTTTTATTCGCATTATTCATAGTTCAAACAAAGACAGGCAGGACACAGTATTTTAGCAGTTTTTAATTCCGTCGAAGACAGGATTAACCTCGGAGGTCGATACGACCGAGAATGAGCGAAAATGCTATGCCATGCCTGTCTATACATAGTTAGAATTTTACCTTAGGCGCCTTCTCTGCCCCTGCCTCAGCCTTGAATGGTTCTCTAAGTTTCAGATGCAGCAGGAGGCTATTGGTTATGCTGTTTGGAAATACCCTTATCGAGGTATTGAATGTCTCCACTGCCTTATTATACCGTGTTCGTGCAACATTTATCCTATTCTCTGTGCCTTCAAGCTGATTCTGAAGATCCTGGAAGTTTTGATTAGCCTTAAGGTCAGGGTATCTTTCTACTACAACCATAAGCCTTGAAAGCGCGCTACTCATTGCAGACTGTGCCTCCTGAAACTGAGTAAACGTTTTTGGATCATCAAGTATATTCTTTGACATCTGTATAGTGCCGACCTTTGCCCTTGCCTCTGTCACTGCAGTAAGGGTCTCCCTCTCATGTTTTGCATATGTTTTTACAACTTCTACGAGATTCGGGATAAGGTCATTTCTTCTCTGATATGT is a window from the Thermodesulfobacteriota bacterium genome containing:
- a CDS encoding CBS and ACT domain-containing protein; its protein translation is MLVKGWMASEVIAIDENTSMMKATQIMKEHNVRRLPVLRKGKLVGIITDRDLKDAAPSKATSLDVHELYYLLSEIKVKDLMAKDPITINGDDTVEKAAVIMLENRISGLPVVNNKGDLIGVVTLTDVLKVLVSITGIYQGGIQFAFSIEDRAGSIKEVADTIRAHGGRMVSILTSWDSCEKECRHVFIRIMDMEKEKLVKLNKELEKRFIVLYTTRDDLSNIPHRQLEKAK
- a CDS encoding DUF434 domain-containing protein, producing MGKRLHALIDIAALKLAAHDFRYLLNRNYPRRAALTLVGNRYQLSVAERDLLHRGVFARKNSERKNKKIPISALYQASLAIDGHNVLITLESALRGLPLILADDGFIRDIARAGRGYVPGAFTMEALNLISDTLRRHRPADIIFLLDSPVSKSGELAATARRFLSEYGLKGRVQAIPVPEKILSGFPGAVATSDSAIIEDAAMVFDLAGHIIRYRLGFKNMIRFR
- a CDS encoding TPM domain-containing protein translates to MNNANKKILNILLFTFLLLCLSWGKTISTVHALDIPKLQGYVNDYANMISPSVKAELENELRAFEQTDSTQIVILTVPSLEGEVIEDFSIKVAEAWKIGQKAKDNGVILTVAKQERKMRIEVGRGLEGKLTDLIAGRIIDLVIKPKFKRGDLNEGFIAGVHALIDATRGEFKIDEKRRSPEGDIFSILFPLIPFLIFPAIIALRSRIKRGVPWPGGGYGGIGSGFGGGGFSSGGGFGGGGGGDFGGGGASGDW
- a CDS encoding LemA family protein, producing MKKRIMYIVFICMLLTVSGCGYNTMQKNEEAMKAAWGDVEATYQRRNDLIPNLVEVVKTYAKHERETLTAVTEARAKVGTIQMSKNILDDPKTFTQFQEAQSAMSSALSRLMVVVERYPDLKANQNFQDLQNQLEGTENRINVARTRYNKAVETFNTSIRVFPNSITNSLLLHLKLREPFKAEAGAEKAPKVKF